From Nocardioides faecalis:
GCCATGCTGACCGTGCCGTCCGGGGCGCGTCGTACCAGCCGGTGCTCGACCAGGGTCGCCACGAGCCGGTAGATGATCGTCCGGGACAGGCCGAGCTCGGCGGCCAGCTGCGAGGGCGTCCGCCCGTGCGGCGAGCTGGCCAGCAGCTGCAGCACGTCGAGCCCGCGGCTGAACGTCTGGGAGGTCTCTGCCGCGGCCATGTCCGGATCCTAGTGAGGGCGCCGCGCCTCACGGACCGATGAGTCCCCGGGCCTCGGCCCAGTTCTCGATCAGCTCCAGGCATCGCGCCAGGTGCTCGGGCTGGTCGACGTAGTAGTGCGTCGCCCCCGCGATCACCTCGTACGTCGCATCCTCGGTCGCCAGCGCCGCCGCCACGGTCGGGTTGTGCGTGGCCGGTACGGCGTCGTCGGCGGAGTTCTCGATCTGCAGCACCGGGGTGCCGGTGATCCGGGCGGCGTTACGGGCCCCCGAGGCCCGGGACTCCTCCAGGCTCCACTGGCTCAGCCACGAGCGCAGCGTGGTGTAGCGGGCCAGGCCGACCGGGCCGACGTTCGCGGTCCGCGGGTCGCCCAGGTAGCACCAGCCCGGCCGGCGGTCGTTCGGGTCGACCGCCGGGTCCAGCCAGCGCACGTCACACATCGTGCGGTGCACCAGGAACGGGCGCTCCTGCTCCGGGCCCGGGTCGTTGCGCAGCGCGTCCAGCCGCTCCAGCGCCCAGTCGGTGATCCGCCGGTTGCGGGCCCGCTGGGCGGCGCGGAAGGCCGCCACGAAGTCGGGCGAGTACGGCGGGGTGTGCACCGCGTCGTCGGCGTAGATGTCGAGCTCGGGGTCGCGGCGGGAGGGGTCCGCCTCGTCCAGCACCGAGGGGTCCATCCACTCCGTCAGCGTCTCCGCCCGGGACAGGTGCGCGGCGATGAACACGATCGCGTCCGCCGGGACCAGGCCGGCGCCGGCCACGTCGACGGGGTCGCCGGCGGGGGTGTGCGTGATCGTCGGGTCCAGCGCCTCGGCCTGGTAGAGCAACGACAGCGAGCCGCCGCCGGACCAGCCGACCAGCACCACCCGCTCGTAGCCGGCGTCCTGCTTCGCCCAGCGCACCCAGGAGCCCAGGTCGAGCACGACCTTCTCCAGGATCAGCGC
This genomic window contains:
- a CDS encoding alpha/beta hydrolase family protein, yielding MSTGYVREEPFVRLPVVLHTESQPSVRETYGFTGGHGTVLEGQLLRPPGSTPSTTSTPGARTVFVFMHPTSTLNLLPMPTALAARGHHVLCASSRYPKNDSALILEKVVLDLGSWVRWAKQDAGYERVVLVGWSGGGSLSLLYQAEALDPTITHTPAGDPVDVAGAGLVPADAIVFIAAHLSRAETLTEWMDPSVLDEADPSRRDPELDIYADDAVHTPPYSPDFVAAFRAAQRARNRRITDWALERLDALRNDPGPEQERPFLVHRTMCDVRWLDPAVDPNDRRPGWCYLGDPRTANVGPVGLARYTTLRSWLSQWSLEESRASGARNAARITGTPVLQIENSADDAVPATHNPTVAAALATEDATYEVIAGATHYYVDQPEHLARCLELIENWAEARGLIGP